From a single Thermothielavioides terrestris NRRL 8126 chromosome 1, complete sequence genomic region:
- a CDS encoding ribosome biogenesis protein Nhp2, with product MAADDKVEVVDDKKLKKDKKSKDKSEKKEKKEKKRSDSDGVRKEKKDKKKDKAKQEKLARALDAHLQADAAASVKAEEDVKIKVDPEDIIKPAEELVPFALPLADDKTHKKIYKLIKKGAKLKSIHRGVKECEKAIRKCPPKAVASGEAPAPGLVIIAGDISPMDVIMHFPILCEEHGVPYLFVRSRADLGVAACTKRATSVVMLKPEGKKGGSGSNANNNNKGKKKDEDDEMEDAEDKKVSAEEYLEAWKELVKTAEKQWKVQVQPWVKGTHPLQIAARERARQASL from the exons ATGGCGGCAGACGACaaggtcgaggtcgtcgacgacaaGAAGTTgaagaaggacaagaagaGCAAGGACAAgtcggagaagaaggagaagaaggaaaagaagcGCAGTGACAGCGACGGCGTGCGCAAGGAaaagaaggacaagaagaaggacaaggcAAAACAGGAAAAGCTCGCGCGTGCGCTGGATGCCCACCTACaagccgatgccgccgcgtcggtcaaagccgaggaggacgtgAAGATCAAGGTCGACCCCGAGGACATCATCAAGCCTGCCGAGGAGCTCGTGCCGTttgcgctgccgctggccgacgacAAGACACACAAGAAGATCTACAAGCTGATCAAGAAGG GCGCCAAGCTCAAGTCGATCCACCGGGGCGTAAAAGAGTGCGAAAAGGCCATCCGGAAGTGCCCGCCCAAGGCGGTCGCGTCGGGcgaggcgccggcgccggggctgGTCATCATCGCGGGCGACATCTCGCCCATGGACGTCATCATGCACTTCCCCATCCTCTGCGAGGAGCACGGCGTGCCGTACCTGTTCGTGCGGTCGCGGGCGGACCTCGGCGTGGCGGCCTGCACGAAGCGGGCGACCAGCGTGGTGATGCTCAAACCCGAGGGCAAGAAGGGCGGGAGCGGCAGCAACgcgaacaacaacaacaagggCAAGAAAaaggacgaggatgacgaaatggaggacgccgaggataAGAAGGTCAGCGCCGAGGAGTACCTCGAGGCGTGGAAGGAGCTGGTCAAGACGGCAGAGAAGCAGTGGAAGGTGCAGGTGCAGCCGTGGGTCAAGGGCACTCACCCGCTGCAGATcgccgcgagggagcgggcgAGGCAAGCAAGCTTGTGA